The following proteins are co-located in the Lacticaseibacillus paracasei subsp. paracasei genome:
- a CDS encoding P27 family phage terminase small subunit: MAGKYKVLQMSKGDLTKERQEAKLHAELMAKDGIPKLQVTPPNHLDPVAKQEYKRIIESLGTLPLRNLDRAELENYCTWYSVYKNTSVNMKLALKNGDQDEYYAYVGILNKATANIKSLASDLGLNVNSRMQMSMPKTEAQKNDSIIDTFG, from the coding sequence ATGGCTGGAAAATACAAAGTATTGCAAATGTCGAAGGGTGATTTGACCAAAGAACGGCAGGAAGCCAAGTTACATGCGGAATTGATGGCCAAAGATGGCATTCCAAAGCTTCAGGTAACACCGCCTAATCATCTTGACCCAGTCGCAAAACAAGAATACAAGCGAATCATCGAATCTTTGGGGACCTTACCACTTAGAAATCTCGATCGCGCCGAGTTGGAAAACTATTGCACATGGTATTCCGTTTATAAAAACACTTCGGTCAACATGAAGCTGGCTTTAAAGAATGGAGATCAAGATGAGTATTATGCATACGTTGGCATATTGAATAAAGCAACGGCAAATATTAAAAGTCTAGCCAGTGATCTTGGTCTTAATGTCAACAGCCGGATGCAGATGAGCATGCCTAAGACCGAAGCACAGAAAAATGATTCAATCATTGATACTTTTGGCTGA
- a CDS encoding terminase large subunit gives MSKFKDPMPNFIKRVLDGRLITSKAVNLAVKRHQEDLKRTDWRWRYDPNLAGKAVKFMEILPEPKSGKPQPLAPFQKFIIGSIYGWVDKDDSNIRRFTDVFISMARKNGKSLLISGVILYEFLFGKNPANKRQLYTAANDRKQAGIVFGMVKDRLRALMRKDPGIKRMVKITRDELVNLDDGSTIRSFSRDTGLVDGYEPHVAVVDEYANAKTTDMIETLASGQVLLPSYLTFIISTAGFDMNVPMFQQNYPYAKKVLSGEEKAERYFAFIAEQDNVQEVDDPNSWIKSNPLLDVDTLNGQISDYLTTKLAQARADGSLNAKLVKNFNIWRQATEDSYLDFDAWKAAELTDKPDIRGQRAWIGIDVGRTSDLFAISWLIPQDGWWWLDGYAFVASKGGIDNKIKTDRIDYLAAEQHGEGEISSLESGIIDNDRVYEWLEDFIERNDLDVQGIMYDPYQFGPMLTAIEKNHPEWPMVQVRQGTLTLSMPTKQFRDDVISGRIKHSDNRIMQAAAMNAVIMSDNNGVRINKNKYANKIDMIDATLDAYAIAFKEDLDNYLDDDRVFSDDFGF, from the coding sequence TTGTCAAAATTTAAGGATCCAATGCCTAATTTCATAAAGCGTGTGCTGGACGGTCGTCTTATTACTTCTAAGGCAGTTAATCTCGCGGTGAAACGCCATCAAGAAGACTTGAAACGAACAGATTGGCGATGGCGTTATGATCCAAATCTAGCGGGAAAGGCTGTTAAATTTATGGAAATTCTGCCAGAACCAAAAAGTGGGAAACCACAACCATTAGCACCGTTTCAGAAATTCATTATTGGCAGTATATATGGCTGGGTTGATAAAGATGATTCAAATATAAGGCGATTTACCGATGTGTTCATTTCGATGGCACGAAAAAACGGTAAGTCGCTTTTGATTTCTGGCGTCATTCTGTATGAGTTTCTGTTCGGAAAGAATCCAGCCAACAAACGGCAATTATATACCGCTGCTAATGATCGCAAGCAGGCCGGCATTGTATTCGGAATGGTCAAAGACCGACTACGTGCACTCATGCGGAAAGACCCTGGTATCAAACGAATGGTTAAGATTACGCGAGACGAACTTGTCAATTTAGACGACGGATCAACAATTCGTTCATTCTCTCGTGATACAGGACTTGTCGATGGCTATGAACCCCACGTTGCGGTGGTTGACGAATATGCCAACGCTAAAACAACAGATATGATTGAAACCCTTGCCTCAGGGCAGGTGTTACTGCCTAGTTATCTGACGTTCATCATTTCAACGGCTGGATTCGACATGAACGTGCCGATGTTTCAACAAAATTATCCGTATGCCAAAAAGGTGTTGTCCGGTGAAGAAAAGGCAGAACGCTATTTTGCATTTATTGCTGAACAAGACAACGTACAAGAGGTTGATGACCCCAATTCTTGGATCAAATCGAATCCGCTACTTGACGTTGATACCTTAAACGGCCAAATCAGTGATTATCTGACGACTAAGTTAGCTCAAGCTCGTGCTGATGGCAGTCTAAACGCTAAATTAGTCAAAAACTTTAATATTTGGCGACAGGCTACAGAAGACAGTTATCTAGATTTCGATGCTTGGAAAGCGGCAGAGCTGACCGACAAGCCCGATATTCGCGGGCAAAGAGCATGGATTGGAATTGATGTCGGTCGTACAAGCGATCTATTCGCCATTTCTTGGCTAATTCCCCAGGATGGCTGGTGGTGGCTTGACGGTTATGCATTTGTTGCTTCAAAAGGTGGCATCGATAACAAAATCAAGACAGATCGGATTGACTACTTGGCTGCTGAACAACACGGCGAAGGCGAGATCAGCAGCTTAGAGTCAGGTATCATTGACAACGATCGGGTATATGAATGGCTCGAAGACTTCATTGAACGTAATGACTTAGATGTTCAAGGTATCATGTACGACCCTTATCAATTTGGACCAATGCTAACGGCAATTGAGAAGAATCATCCTGAGTGGCCGATGGTACAGGTGCGACAAGGAACGCTGACACTGTCAATGCCAACTAAGCAGTTCCGCGATGATGTTATCAGTGGTCGCATAAAGCATTCAGATAATCGCATTATGCAGGCCGCCGCAATGAACGCGGTTATAATGTCTGACAACAACGGCGTCCGTATTAATAAGAATAAGTATGCTAACAAAATAGACATGATTGATGCCACGCTTGATGCTTATGCCATCGCTTTCAAGGAAGACTTGGACAACTATTTGGACGACGACCGCGTGTTTAGTGACGACTTTGGCTTTTAG
- a CDS encoding phage portal protein — MKLFRGLATEVDPHWADHLLDSGVIPSFRGGYLGISALRNSDVLTAVSIVSGDVSRFPLVITDSSTDEVVDLANIEYLMNTKVNKRLSAYQWKFSMMVNAILTGNAYSRIVRDPITKEPAMFEFYAPSQTQVDTSDPDNIIYRFTPYNSSMQKICGFEDVIHWKFFSYDTIMGRSPLLSLGDEIGLQESGVSTLQKFFKSGLKGSIIKAKESRLSAEARQKIREDFERAQAGADAGSPIIVDATMDYQPLEVDTNVLNLINSNNYSTAQIAKALRVPAYRLAQNSPNQSVKQLADDYIRNDLPFYFEPITSEFELKLLDDAQRHQYCIGFDTKSVNGLPIADVNTAVNGGLWTGNEGRAELGKKPLKDPNMDRIQSTLNTVFLDQKEAYQAEHAAELKGGDTNAKGNQNGSGTNANS; from the coding sequence ATGAAGCTATTTCGAGGATTAGCAACCGAAGTGGACCCTCACTGGGCAGATCATTTGCTTGATTCTGGGGTAATTCCATCATTTCGAGGCGGGTATCTTGGCATTTCTGCCTTACGGAACTCTGACGTGCTTACGGCTGTATCGATTGTTTCGGGTGATGTTAGTCGTTTTCCGCTAGTAATCACGGACAGCTCAACCGATGAGGTTGTTGACCTAGCCAATATTGAATACTTGATGAATACAAAGGTAAACAAGCGGCTGTCGGCTTATCAGTGGAAATTTTCCATGATGGTCAATGCAATTTTGACTGGCAACGCTTATTCGCGTATTGTGCGCGATCCGATAACCAAAGAACCAGCTATGTTTGAGTTCTATGCTCCATCACAGACGCAGGTGGACACAAGCGACCCTGATAACATCATCTACCGTTTCACGCCTTACAATTCTAGCATGCAAAAAATATGTGGATTTGAGGACGTCATTCACTGGAAGTTTTTCTCATACGACACAATCATGGGGCGCTCACCGCTGTTGTCGCTTGGTGATGAAATTGGACTGCAGGAGTCAGGCGTTTCAACGTTACAGAAGTTCTTCAAGAGCGGCTTGAAAGGCTCAATTATCAAAGCAAAGGAGAGTCGCCTGTCCGCCGAAGCACGTCAGAAGATTCGTGAAGATTTTGAAAGAGCACAGGCAGGCGCTGATGCTGGATCACCAATTATAGTTGACGCAACGATGGATTATCAGCCGTTGGAAGTTGATACCAACGTTCTTAATCTGATTAACAGCAATAACTATTCAACAGCGCAGATTGCGAAGGCTTTGCGGGTGCCAGCGTATCGATTAGCCCAAAATAGTCCCAATCAGTCAGTTAAACAGCTTGCTGATGACTATATTCGCAATGATCTTCCATTTTACTTTGAACCGATTACAAGTGAGTTTGAACTAAAGCTGCTTGATGACGCGCAACGGCACCAATATTGCATAGGATTCGACACAAAATCAGTAAACGGATTGCCGATTGCTGACGTAAATACAGCAGTTAATGGCGGACTGTGGACTGGAAACGAGGGACGTGCGGAGCTTGGAAAGAAACCGTTAAAAGACCCGAACATGGATCGTATTCAGTCGACACTTAACACAGTGTTCCTTGATCAAAAGGAAGCTTATCAAGCTGAGCATGCAGCAGAATTGAAGGGAGGTGATACTAATGCCAAAGGAAATCAGAATGGCAGCGGCACCAATGCAAATTCGTGA
- a CDS encoding HK97 family phage prohead protease, with amino-acid sequence MPKEIRMAAAPMQIRDGDDDHPAVIEGYALKFDRQSEIMGSGELSFREHIDPHALDNADMSNVVALFNHDQNQVLGRTGVNLELTVDETGLKYTLTPPDTQLGRDLLENVRRGIISQSSFAFTIAPDKDAQKWQKSNERGVKYDRTINNIDHLFDVSPVTTPAYPDTEVKVGARSLEQIKALDQPPEWELKRRKMLYQLNKENLLKGIE; translated from the coding sequence ATGCCAAAGGAAATCAGAATGGCAGCGGCACCAATGCAAATTCGTGATGGTGATGATGATCATCCTGCCGTTATTGAGGGCTATGCCCTTAAGTTCGACAGACAATCCGAGATTATGGGAAGTGGTGAGCTGAGTTTCCGCGAACACATTGACCCACACGCACTGGACAATGCGGACATGAGTAACGTTGTTGCGCTATTTAATCATGACCAGAACCAAGTGTTAGGCCGCACGGGTGTCAATTTAGAGCTGACGGTTGATGAAACGGGGCTCAAATATACGTTGACACCTCCAGATACACAGCTTGGGCGTGATTTGCTAGAAAATGTTCGTCGGGGAATTATCAGCCAATCAAGTTTTGCATTCACGATTGCACCAGACAAAGATGCACAGAAGTGGCAAAAATCTAATGAACGTGGTGTGAAGTATGACCGCACTATCAACAATATTGATCATTTGTTCGATGTCTCTCCAGTAACCACGCCAGCATATCCGGATACTGAGGTAAAGGTCGGAGCACGATCGTTGGAACAGATAAAAGCGCTAGATCAGCCGCCAGAATGGGAGCTTAAGCGGCGTAAGATGCTTTATCAATTGAATAAAGAGAACTTGCTCAAAGGCATCGAATAA
- a CDS encoding phage major capsid protein — MTLDEKLAAVKKQLDEKRSALPAMKTELRSLLEGEDSEENLKKAEGVRAKYDKADKEIKDLEEKRDLYEAALKGNEQPSGKKPNHPEEHSYRDALNAYLHTRGRNTDGVNFEKTEAGEFAIFRAAPTDASDAVNAGVKAADAALTIPETISNTPQRELQTIVDLKPFTNVFQASTQKGTYPTVANATTKMVTVAELEKNPAMAKPDFKSIDWSVETYRQALPVSQESIDDSAIDLVGLIAQNAQQIKVNTTNSAVATLLKGFTAKTISSIDDLKHINNVDLDPAYSRAIIASQSFYNFLDTVKDGNGRYLLQDSILTPSGKSVLGMPIAVVSDDTFGAAGEAHAFLGDIKRAILFANRADFMVRWTDDQIHGQFLQAGMRFGVSVADEKAGYFLTYTPKA; from the coding sequence ATGACTTTAGATGAAAAATTAGCTGCTGTTAAAAAGCAACTTGATGAAAAGCGTTCAGCGTTGCCAGCTATGAAGACAGAACTTCGTTCTTTACTTGAAGGTGAAGATTCCGAGGAAAACCTGAAGAAGGCAGAAGGCGTTCGTGCCAAGTATGATAAAGCTGACAAAGAGATCAAAGATCTTGAAGAAAAACGTGACTTATACGAGGCTGCGTTGAAAGGCAATGAACAGCCGAGTGGGAAGAAGCCCAATCATCCGGAAGAGCATAGCTATCGCGATGCACTGAATGCTTATTTGCATACTCGTGGTCGTAATACTGATGGCGTCAATTTTGAAAAGACAGAAGCTGGTGAATTTGCAATTTTTCGTGCCGCTCCTACCGATGCCAGTGATGCTGTAAATGCCGGTGTCAAGGCTGCAGATGCTGCCTTGACCATTCCAGAAACTATTAGCAATACACCACAGCGTGAATTGCAGACTATTGTTGACCTGAAGCCTTTCACGAACGTATTCCAAGCCTCCACACAAAAGGGTACTTACCCAACAGTTGCAAATGCCACAACCAAGATGGTCACTGTCGCCGAGTTGGAAAAGAACCCAGCAATGGCAAAACCGGACTTCAAATCGATCGACTGGTCTGTTGAAACGTATCGTCAGGCTCTTCCGGTTTCACAGGAATCTATTGACGACTCCGCAATTGATTTGGTTGGGTTGATTGCCCAGAACGCACAACAAATTAAGGTCAACACGACCAACAGTGCCGTTGCAACTCTGCTGAAAGGCTTCACTGCCAAGACGATCTCTAGCATTGATGATTTGAAGCATATCAACAACGTGGATTTGGACCCTGCGTACTCTCGTGCAATCATCGCATCCCAGAGCTTTTACAACTTCTTGGACACAGTTAAAGATGGCAATGGCCGCTACTTGCTGCAAGACAGCATCTTGACCCCGTCTGGCAAGAGCGTTCTTGGTATGCCGATTGCTGTTGTATCTGACGACACGTTTGGGGCAGCAGGCGAAGCACACGCCTTTTTGGGTGACATCAAGCGGGCAATTCTGTTTGCTAACCGCGCAGACTTCATGGTGCGTTGGACGGATGACCAGATTCACGGCCAGTTCTTGCAAGCAGGAATGCGCTTTGGTGTATCTGTTGCTGACGAAAAAGCAGGGTACTTCCTCACATATACCCCAAAAGCGTAA
- a CDS encoding Ig-like domain-containing protein: protein MSQKTFTGGVGATKDITVTVTPDGAPQAVEAVSSDERVATVVKKADGIYTITNLAAGAATITFSTNGISSTLAVTVNAG from the coding sequence TTGAGCCAGAAAACGTTCACGGGTGGTGTCGGTGCCACAAAAGATATCACGGTGACAGTCACTCCTGATGGCGCTCCTCAAGCAGTCGAAGCTGTGTCGAGCGATGAAAGAGTCGCTACGGTTGTTAAGAAGGCCGATGGTATTTACACCATTACCAATCTGGCAGCGGGTGCAGCGACAATCACATTTAGCACTAATGGCATCAGCTCAACACTTGCCGTTACTGTTAACGCTGGGTAG
- a CDS encoding head-tail connector protein — protein sequence MADTTLDKSPLTDEQFQVLKMYLKVDQTIEDPMIMQLVHDACGEISSAISFGSNPEQFLSNPETRDRFFTALMKQVKEDYDYRGMGAEVMRFPLQTSTTNIINQLRSELPEEDGDSDAN from the coding sequence TTGGCAGATACTACGCTTGACAAAAGCCCACTGACCGATGAACAGTTTCAGGTTCTGAAAATGTACTTGAAAGTTGATCAGACAATCGAAGACCCAATGATTATGCAATTGGTGCATGACGCTTGTGGTGAAATCAGTTCGGCTATTAGTTTTGGATCAAATCCGGAACAATTTCTAAGCAATCCAGAAACTCGGGATCGTTTCTTCACAGCGCTCATGAAGCAAGTGAAGGAAGACTATGACTACCGAGGTATGGGTGCTGAAGTCATGCGCTTTCCGTTGCAAACATCAACCACAAATATCATCAATCAGCTTCGTTCAGAATTGCCGGAAGAGGATGGTGATTCTGATGCGAACTAA
- a CDS encoding head-tail adaptor protein — protein MRTNRMTERIAFVSYESKKVNGVPVDGVLVKHMTVWAEVPKVPIREANDPQTKLGTRKDSPTFLVRFLTTEEIQPTWRIQWRGNEYQITGLDPDYERRDLTTITAKAVS, from the coding sequence ATGCGAACTAATCGAATGACTGAGAGAATTGCGTTCGTCAGCTATGAGTCAAAAAAGGTTAACGGAGTTCCGGTTGATGGCGTGCTCGTTAAGCATATGACGGTTTGGGCGGAAGTTCCTAAGGTACCAATCAGAGAAGCAAATGATCCACAGACGAAGTTGGGCACCCGCAAAGACAGCCCGACTTTTTTAGTGCGGTTTTTAACCACAGAGGAAATCCAACCAACTTGGAGAATTCAATGGCGTGGTAATGAATATCAAATCACAGGGCTTGATCCTGATTACGAGAGGCGCGATCTGACAACGATTACGGCAAAGGCGGTGAGCTGA
- a CDS encoding HK97-gp10 family putative phage morphogenesis protein, producing MGVKVTGDAELLANLNKLQFGVAKEARAAVRDGAQKFADRLKSKTPEWTGETDMSGHLKDDIKLSSVRETSGLTEVDVGYGKDTGWRAHFPNSGTSMQDPQHFIEETQEVMRPVVIAAFLSHLKKGGM from the coding sequence ATGGGCGTAAAAGTCACAGGGGATGCTGAACTACTCGCTAATCTTAACAAACTTCAATTTGGGGTTGCAAAAGAAGCTCGAGCGGCTGTCCGAGATGGCGCACAAAAGTTTGCCGACAGGCTAAAAAGCAAAACGCCTGAGTGGACCGGTGAAACTGATATGAGCGGACATCTGAAAGATGACATCAAGCTTTCAAGTGTCCGTGAAACGAGCGGTTTAACAGAAGTAGACGTTGGATATGGTAAAGATACCGGCTGGCGTGCTCACTTTCCAAACTCGGGGACCTCAATGCAGGACCCGCAACATTTCATTGAAGAAACCCAAGAAGTCATGCGGCCAGTTGTTATCGCTGCCTTCCTAAGCCACTTGAAGAAAGGCGGGATGTAA
- a CDS encoding major tail protein: protein MADTAVTTNKKLAKFGASAFEYGVVGDDDFVLSTRKMQGLSSVKLDIKTEQKTLSADDGPYLILSGGITEATETIEMYDVDSVMKSDLFGIKVVNGVEVYPKNLSPNYAATLFRTKLSNGKYVWVGMLKGMFSLPGVDTKTVDGTPDPSADSIEGSFIPRGDQDTGNVVLIGREDNDGFDFDKFHGYVFPKTAEDATIAPKA from the coding sequence ATGGCAGATACTGCTGTAACAACTAATAAGAAGTTAGCAAAATTTGGGGCTTCGGCCTTTGAATACGGGGTTGTCGGTGATGACGACTTTGTACTAAGCACACGAAAGATGCAAGGCTTATCTAGTGTGAAATTGGATATTAAAACAGAGCAAAAGACGCTGTCCGCTGATGATGGCCCGTACTTGATTCTTTCTGGTGGTATCACAGAAGCAACCGAAACAATCGAAATGTACGATGTTGATTCCGTTATGAAGTCTGATTTATTTGGCATTAAGGTTGTTAATGGGGTTGAAGTATATCCAAAGAACCTTAGCCCTAATTACGCCGCAACTTTGTTCCGCACGAAGCTTTCAAATGGCAAGTACGTTTGGGTTGGTATGCTCAAGGGAATGTTCTCACTTCCGGGCGTTGATACCAAGACTGTTGACGGCACACCAGATCCGAGCGCTGACAGCATCGAAGGCTCATTTATTCCTCGTGGTGACCAAGACACTGGCAATGTTGTGTTGATTGGTCGTGAAGACAACGATGGATTCGATTTTGATAAGTTCCATGGATATGTTTTCCCTAAGACTGCTGAAGATGCGACTATTGCCCCAAAAGCGTAG
- a CDS encoding Ig-like domain-containing protein, producing MLKVQINPADAANKQVTFKTSDPTVATVSSDGTVAGVKAGSATVTVTTDDGGKTATATVTVA from the coding sequence GTGCTAAAAGTGCAAATTAATCCGGCTGATGCCGCAAATAAACAAGTTACTTTCAAAACGTCAGATCCCACAGTTGCCACCGTTTCCAGTGATGGAACTGTGGCTGGTGTAAAGGCAGGGTCTGCAACCGTAACAGTAACAACTGACGATGGTGGTAAAACTGCCACCGCAACTGTAACTGTGGCTTAG
- the gpG gene encoding phage tail assembly chaperone G produces the protein MAYQIKLNIKGETCVFTRNGEPTLRDTTNALKVQQQQLRMLNRKDGPSNDDYDENEKNLAKFAVDFWKNQFTTDDVIDGSSISLKSLDSINDAIGDSLSDGEEDKKDTAKKSPKRTSKKPLATLTTSTKQGSLKATD, from the coding sequence ATGGCATATCAAATTAAACTAAATATCAAAGGCGAAACGTGCGTGTTCACACGAAATGGAGAGCCAACATTACGTGATACTACGAACGCCTTAAAAGTGCAGCAACAACAGCTGCGCATGCTAAACCGTAAAGATGGCCCTTCAAACGATGATTACGACGAGAACGAGAAAAACTTAGCCAAATTTGCGGTTGATTTCTGGAAAAACCAGTTTACTACCGATGATGTTATTGATGGCTCCTCTATTTCTTTGAAATCGTTGGATTCAATCAATGATGCCATTGGTGATTCTCTAAGCGACGGTGAAGAGGATAAGAAGGACACAGCAAAAAAATCACCGAAGCGGACGTCAAAGAAGCCATTAGCAACCTTGACGACTTCTACAAAGCAAGGCTCTCTGAAGGCTACCGATTAG